In Mesoplodon densirostris isolate mMesDen1 chromosome 2, mMesDen1 primary haplotype, whole genome shotgun sequence, the DNA window GCTGCTGTGAGGGCGCTGGCCTGTGGGATGATGCCCAGTCCTGGCCCGCAGGTGGGTGAAGGGAGGGAGCACGCTGGGAGCTCAGAGGTGTGCATCTTTGCCAGGTCCACCAGCGGGGGGCCTCGGGCTGTCGCATTTCTCTgctcccaccacccaccccaccccacgcccGACCCCCCACCCAGCACCTCGGTGGTTTTTTATTTCGGTTCGTAGTAGCTCTTAAGTCTATCACAAACCCCGAGGGCGCAAACTATGGGCTGTGGAGCGTTTCCTCGCTGGCCCGGGGCTCCCGGCGCTCAGATGAGCCGTTTAACCCGTCCACCTCGCCTGCACGGAGGGGCGCTGTCGGGGGGTGGTTGGCGGGTCACAGCCCACAGCTCAGTCCTGTGCCCTCGGGGTGGGCTCAGCCCCAAGTCTGCGCAGCTGCCAGAGCAGGGACTGCCCCCAGTGCCAGCCAGCGGGCCTGTCCGACCACTCGGCCTTGTACAGCCCACCCTGGTGCCCACGGACGCTTGGGTTTCCCACCTGGGAACCTTTTCACATAAAGCTGCACATTTTGTTCGCGCCCAGGGTGGACGAAGGGTCAGCCCAGTCAGAAgcctccagtttccctgtgggCACAGAGCTGGCCTCAGGGGACTCGGGGGCCCTGCAGGCATCTGTGGGGGTCCCAGGGTCCCCACACACTCAGGTCTAACAGGGCGTGGGGTTTGAGAAGAAACAGACACTTGTGCCCTCTCCTGGGAGGGGCCCCAGAGACCCTGAGGGGTTGTCCTAAAACCCCCTTTGGGACCAGGGCCTCCTCagggctccctcccacccccattagCACCCAGCCCAGCAGCCCCTGCCGGCCCCTTCCAGGTAGCCCCAGAGTGGGTGCCTGGGGTCCATCAGGCTGGGTTAGCATCGCGCTTGACAGGCAGGGCTCGCGACCCCCCAGTGCACTGATTTTGGCTGCCACGCTCCTACCCCACAGCCAGCCCCCGTGGTGTGCAGCCCTCAGACCACTGGTGCCCAGTCAGAGGCCCACATTTGCCAACGTCGTTTATTGGGGGCCCTCCCTGGGCGGAGAGTATGCACAGCATACGTAGCAGGGCCCAGGGTGCCAGCCCAGGAGCACCTAAAACGGCACAGGGCGGGGGGACAGGGTGCAGGGGTGACAGGGTGGGGTGGCCTGCGTCTGGGGGCCCCCACTGCCCCACTGGGGccccagcctggggaggggcGCTGGCTGCTACGCCAGCAGACGTTGCTCAGATCTTGGCCAGGCTGGAGTTGGCATCAGCATGCTCCTCTTGGATGGGGGTCCGGAAGCTGTTTGcccctggggaggaggaaggggtgaggggtgggaggtgggaggcaggaggtgggcaggggtCCCACGCCTCCCGCAGGCAGCGTGCTCTGGGGCCCACTACGAGCACTCACCAGGGGGCTTGGGGGCGTTGGGCGTCAGCCTCCAGGCCCTGTGGTGCAGGAGCAGGGCCAGCGCGGCAGCCACGGGGGCgagcaggcccaggcccaggcccaggcccaggacagCGGCCAGCTCAGGGCCTGCGGGGAGGCAGGGTCCGCTGACACGGGGTCCACCAGGGAAGGAACCCACCACAGGAGGGCCACACCAAGGCCAGAGGGCAGCTccacccaccctcaccccccaccccaccccccttggGTTGGGGGAGGGCCCTGCTGGGGCGAGGCCAGGCCCCCTTACCCTTGGGGGGCTCTGCGTGGGGCGTGGAGGGCCCCTGTGAGGCCCTAGGCCAGGTAGTGGTGGGCTGAGCGGGGGTGGACCGGGCTGCGGGGCCCTGGGTCTCCCAGGCTGGTGTGAGTCGGGGGCTCCTGTCCTCACAGACGGCGTCCGAGCTGTTGCTGGCCGCCCGCAGTGTTCGCTTTCCTAACGAGGTGCAGCTGAGCGGGGCAAGGGTGCTGATCAGGccagagccccccaccccactcgGCCCCCACCAGTGGGACGGGCCGAGAACTGGGGCAGGACCAGGGAGATGTGAGGGGCGACGGGTCCACAGCGGGTCACTCAGGCAGCACCAGAGTCCAGCCCAAAGGCGGCGAGGAGAGAGGCCAAGGACCCTGCCATCCCCCGGGAACCTGGGCCTCCCCCGGCCTCCCCCGCTTGCTCAGCCTGCTTCCCACCCCCGCTCCCCTGACCCGTTCCCACCTGCGCCCCCCTCTCTCCCAAACCCCTGCCTGCTCTTCTCCCGCTCCCACCAGGTCAGCTCAACAAGGATGGGGGCCTCTCAGCTGTGAATGAGTGAGGGTCTCACACCCTCCCGGGCCTGGGCTGGGGTCTCACGGCCTCCCCACTCCAGCCCAGCAGAGAGGCCAGTGGGAGGAGGCTGGGCCAGGGCCGAGCAGGGGTcatgggggcggggcagggaccAACGTCGGGGGGCCTATCATGGGGGGGAAGGGGCCACGGGGTGCCGGGCCCCGGAGCTCCCAGCCAGCAGCTTCCTACTCCCAGACCTGACCCCTGGCTCCCAGATCCCAGGCCGCCCAAGCCCTCCAGCCCCGGGGACACTCACTTAGTCCAGGGCTTGCAGGCCTGGTCGTTGCCCAGGGAGAAGTGTCCTGGTGGGCACGGGGCACAGTCTGCAACAGAGTCAGCAGGCTCTGCCCATCTGCCGCCCCTGGGGGGCCCAGACGCTCACCCCCCTGGGCCTCCAGCAGCCCCTCTCTGCCTACATGCCGTCCACTGGCCACGACCCGGGAGCCCCCCAGCCCCCGTCTTGGCCTGACCTGCTGGGGGGAGAGGGCACTCGGCCAAGCCTGGGGTCGGGGTGCTGAGGGGAGGTGACAGCGTGTGAGGGACATGCTCCTTCCACATGGTTCCAGGGGCCCCCCTCACCAACTCCGCGCTTGTAGCCGTAGCCGTCCTGGGGCTGGGTGCCCGGCCTGCAGCCGCAGACCGTGTCTCTCGTGGGTGTGCATCTCTGCTTGGGCTCGCTCCCACTTCCTGGGGGTCGGGTAGGGTGGGCGCAGTCAGTGGGGAGGCCAGAGCCACGGAGCAGAGGCTGGAGGACCGAGGCTGAGGGTCCGCAGCTGTGTCCCCCCAGGCCAGCAGCCCCCTCGCAGCCGGCTGGCCTCTGGTCCTCTCCCATCCCCGGATGCCATGTCCCTCCTGGCCACACGGCCCCAGGGGTCACCCCGCGGCAGCTCTGCCCACCCCCCCCCCTCCAGCCTCAGGACCCTCTGTGGTCCTCGACTCTGGGTCTCACCCGCCCAGCCACGTGGCCCTGGCCCTCTGGGAGGGGGAGGTGCCCCGTGGGTGACCTCAGCTGACTGTGGGAtgcctggggcaggggagggcaggcCCCGGCGTGGTCTGGGGTTTGCTCCGAGGCCCCGTGTGACGTGGGCACCAGCGGGGCCGGGCGCCTGGCGGTGCTCACTCTGGTTGCACTGTGTGCAGGGCTTGCAGGCCTCGTAGTTGACCGCCTCGTTGTAGAAGCCGGGCTCACACGGACGGCACACGGTGTCCCGGGCGTGGGTGCAGCGGCTCTCCATCCCATAACCTGCTGCGGGAGGCCGGGCTCAGATCTCGCCACGGCCTGGCCTTCCCCGCAGCAGCCCCCAACCGCCTCTGGCTGGCCCACCACCCCAGGCGTGGCTCCAGGTCACCCACTCACCCTAAGTCCACTCGCCCCACGGTGCCTGCACCACGTGACCCCATCTGTAGGTCCCTGTGTCCCCTGACCCTGTCTCCTCATCCTGGGTCCCTGcaggcacccctcccccactccacgTCCAGGCCACTCACCTGGCTGGCACTCCTTACAGCACCTGCTGCCACTGGGGTAGGTGTCCCCAACACAGCTGAGCTGGGCCGCAGCACCCAGCGTGAGCCCCAGGAGCAGGAAGGCTGAGCCCGGTGCCCTGGGTGGCTGGGCTCCCACGCGCATTCTCAGCTGCTCTCAGCCCCACAGCTCAGGAGTCTGGGGTTTTTCCTTGCAGGATGTGGCTATAAGGGCtgcgggggaggggtggggagggcaggaggaggggaccAGGAGGAAGGAGGCCCCAGGAAGCGCTGGAAGGCAGCCTGCCTCCCGGCCCTGGGCTTCTCTTCTGCCCTGGGCGCCAAGGCCCCCAACCCCGCAATAATGGCCGTGGGCCTCAGGCTCGGCCCAGCCAGCAGCTGCAGTGTGCAGATCCGGGGCCTGAGTGAGGACCCGCAGCCCCCTGACCCCTGCCAGGGCCACCAGGCCAGGTCCTCCAGCCCAGCTGGTCTGCAGTGACCCCTCCCAATGGACCCCTCCCACTCCTGTCTCACGGGGAGCTGGAGCCCTTTCGGCCAGGCATCCTGGCtgtccccctgccctgcccagcctgGCCAAGCTGCCCAGACTGGGGTGGTCTTGGGATCCCTCCACCTGGCTCACTCCTTCTGGGCCACCCCTCTCCCTGCAGGGCAGACCCCTAAAGAGGAGCGGGGGGCCCACACTGATGCCAATCCTCACCCCTGCTCCACAAAAGGGTGCCCAGAGCACATGGGTGAGCCAGGGCAGCACACTGGGTCAGGCATCAGGGGCAGCGGGAGGGCTGGGGGTGTCCAGGGCTCCAGAGATGGTCACTGGCCCAAGTGTCCAAAACTAGCTCGGACCAACGTCAGCAGCTCTGGTGGGTCAGATGCCTCGTGACCAGTGCCCACGGTGAGTGTGCAAGCATGTGAGGATGTGTGCTGGTGTGAGAGAGGGCAGCTGAGCTTCCTTGAACACAGCAGGCATCAGGGACTGGATTCACACTAGTGCCCTAAACCTGCATGTGGATGCTTGATCCCCGTGCAGCTGTACTGGGAGACCGGGGCCTCTTAGGAGGCCATAAAGGCTGGGTGGGGTCACAGGGTGGGCCTGATCCAGTGTGACTTGTGTCCCTACAAGAGGAGGAGGTCAGGGCACAGACACGCACAGGGCacgaccacgtgaggacacagggaggaaaaAGGCCTCAGCAAACACCAACCctgcccactcctgggtctctggacatccagcctccaggactaGAAGAGGGTAAACGTCTGTGCTGCAAGCCACCCGAGCAGACCGAACACGTGCTGCTGGGCAAGCCCTGGCCGGTGCCCTGGGGGTGGCGTGTGCCTGGGAGGGTGCGCCAGCCGTGTGTGCAGCACGCGTATGTGGCGCTGGCTCCACGTGCCGGGATGTGTGTGTGCTGCTCCCATGAGCACCTGGGCATGTGCCTGGGGCGGGGTGTCCCCTGAAGACAGGCCCTCTGCCCTGGTCCCCCTAAAATCTCTGGAGGCCATGCCAGGCTCTCCCTGCGCCACATCCACCCGAGGTTTGGGGTGTCCCTGCAGCACCACTGGGACAGAAAAGCGAGCTCCCGTGTCCtcagggcaggtggggagggcctTCGTGCCAGCCCCCGTGGGGCACGAGGGAGGAGCACAGGTGcccacgcacacacatgcacacgtgcacgcacacacgtgtgcacatgcTCCCTCTCATGCAAAGCTCTGATCCTGGTGGCCCAAGGCACGGAGGCCGTAGTGTGTCTTTGGTGCTTTTAAATCTGAACCACGAGACAGGATTATCTGCTTAATGGTTAACCTGAAGTTTCAGGCggtggggcaggggggcggggggctcCCGCAGTGGCTGGAAACCCCCCTCCTCCTGGGGGCACAGGTAGGATGTGGGGCTCCCTGCCCACCTGCGGGAAATTCCGCCAGCCAGCTCCGCCTGCGGGCAGGGGCCACCACAGGGTCACAGCCCTCAGCCTCCAAAGAGAGGGAGGGtccatgggggaggggcagagtgcCAGGCAGCCTGCCGTGCGCACTTGTGCGTGCGTGGGTTGTGCCCCGTCTCCCACTGACGGTGAGAAAAATTATTCTAGGACAAACCATGGCTGGTGAGGTGAAGGTAACTCGGGGTCTGGCGGGCAGCACCCCACGCCTTACAGGGGCCATGGCGGGGGAAGCCGCCCGCCCCCTGCCCAAGGCCCTGACTCCGGGCCGTGCACGGGGCCAGCCGGCACCTCTGTCCCAGCGTCCCACCTGCTGGTGGCCACCCGACCACACGCCAGAGCCACGGGCCCCGCCCTCCCACCTTGCCTTCTGGTCTCAGTTCTGAAAACAGTCTTTCCTCTTGTTTGTCTGGAAACCGGCCCAGATTCTGCGGCGGCCCCTCCCCACACTGCTCGGAAGCAGGTCACGTGGGCAGCTCAGGGCAGCCTCTCTGCCCACCCGACCCAAGCCTCCAACCCCAGCAGGGCCTTCAAAGGCCCGTGTGGACCCCCTGGCCAGGTGAGCCGTCCACTGAGGCACCATGGGCCACGGCTCAGGGCTCTGAGGGGGGCCTGGCTGGGGGCCAGGTTCGTGGGTACGTAGAGTGGAGACCCTCCCTTGTCATTTAACCCTCACTGCCCACACCCCCCCAGCCCGCACCCCAGCCAAGCCAGCGGGCATGCCAACCCCGGGGGAAGGGCCCGGTGTGGTGGTGGGACCGCGGCAGGGGGGACTAGGTTTCGCCCCTCCCGCCAGTGGCTCCTGACCCCCCAGGCCgcccctccctgtccccccacCACGCCCCAGGCCAGGACTCTGGGCGGCTCTTGGGGACTCCCCCAGttctctgcccccagccccgcACCCTGGAGGCCCAGGGCTCGTCCTcagagccccaccccaccccaaactcccatttcctcccagcccctcccaggtgGCCTCACCCAAGCCTGGACTCCAGCTCCTGACTTTAAAATCTGCAGCCCAGACCCCCAACTCCCACCCTGCAGGCAGCCCCTCCCCGTCCCCCATCAGGACGCCGTCCCGCCTGGCGGCCCCGTGTCATCCTCCCCCGTGTCGCAGGTGACCACCAGGGGCTAGCAAGCCCCTGCTCTAACCAAACCGCCCACCACAAAGCTTCAAGTGGAAGCCACCTGGCCACAAACATCCGAAGTATCGTCTACGTGTTTTTTTTCCCACCAAAAAAATGAAGCTGGGAGAAAAAGGcaactatattttaaagtaaattaatgtGATTCCTGTCACCAGTATTAGCGTTTCCTCGGAGACTGAACGCCACGGTCTCAGGGCCCCTTCCCGACCCCCCAGCCGCCGGCTGCTGGTTTCCAGCAAAGCCTTCATCTTTCAGTTTTCAAGGAAACGGGCAGGAGCTGCGTTATTTCCCACAGTGTGGCGAGCCCGCAGGCCCTGATGTGGTCAGTGCCTTCGGCAGAAGGGCTCCCAGCTCTCAGAAGCAGGATGCGGCGAGTGCGCGGGAATCGAAGCACAGCCAGCCTGCGAGGCGCCGCAGGAGGGaccggggcggggctgggggacgGGGCGGGCACGGCCGCGGCTCAGAACTCCTCGTGCACGCTGCGGGCGTAGTCCACCAGCTTGCTGCCCGTGAAGAACTCGCTGTACTTGAGCACCTCCTCGGGCTCCAGGCAGTGGTTCTGGTTCTCGTCGGCAATGGCGATCATCTGCTTGGCCTCGTTGAGGGCGCTGAACTCGTTCATGGGGTCCATGTAGTCCTGCAAGGGCCCCGGCTCAGCCCCGCCACACCCCATGCCGCCCCGGGCCGGAGGCATCTCCTCATGTTCAGCCCGCACCCGGCCGTGCGGCCGAGACCCCCTGCCCGGAGGACGCCCCATGCGGGCTGGCGCCCCGGCCTCAGCGGGGCGGTGACACCACAACCAGCTACAGGAGGCGAGGCCTTGTTGGAAATGCCCCGTGGGCCGTGGGGCAGGGAGCTGCGAGCGTTCTAGAATGTTCTGGAAGGTGGGCGCCGGGCCGGAAGTGGCTCAGGGCCAGGCAGCCTTCACCGCCCACGGAAGGGCAGGACAGGGAGAAGGCTGGCCCTGGAGCGGGGCACACGCACACGGACCGGCTCGGCCGCCGGGATGGCAGTACTGAGGGGAAGGAGCTCCCGAACCAGGGGTCGCCAGCTATCAGCAGGGATCAGAGAACTCCGGCTAAAATGAAATGACTCACCCAGCAATGGGGAAAAACAAGCCCCACGCAGCACCTACACCCATCAGTGAAGACACTCCTGAGGCAGGAGGCGGGTCCAGCGGTGTGCGGCCTTCCCACCCCAGCGTCCGGCCAGGCCGACCCCGCTTCCCGGAGCAGCGGGccccacacccacctccagcTCCGCCGCGGTCACAATCCCATCGCGGTTGGCATCGATCAGCTCCTCGAACTCTCTCTTCCTGTCTCGCACCCAGCCGTCGTCCACGTCCTGGCCCTGCTGGTTCTCCACGGTGCCCACGGGCAGAGAGATGAACTCGGACAGCGAGAGCTTCTTGTCACCGTCCTGGTCTGCGGGACACGGGGGCAGACGTCAGACTCCAGCGGGCGCGGGACCGCCGAGGCCCCTCAGGAGAAAACTCAACTGACGGGGCTTTGCTG includes these proteins:
- the TNFRSF4 gene encoding tumor necrosis factor receptor superfamily member 4 — its product is MRVGAQPPRAPGSAFLLLGLTLGAAAQLSCVGDTYPSGSRCCKECQPGYGMESRCTHARDTVCRPCEPGFYNEAVNYEACKPCTQCNQRSGSEPKQRCTPTRDTVCGCRPGTQPQDGYGYKRGVDCAPCPPGHFSLGNDQACKPWTNCTSLGKRTLRAASNSSDAVCEDRSPRLTPAWETQGPAARSTPAQPTTTWPRASQGPSTPHAEPPKGPELAAVLGLGLGLGLLAPVAAALALLLHHRAWRLTPNAPKPPGANSFRTPIQEEHADANSSLAKI